In Priestia megaterium NBRC 15308 = ATCC 14581, the following proteins share a genomic window:
- a CDS encoding YtxH domain-containing protein has product MSNKPNKPNNTSNKGFLVGTVIGGVVGAATALLLAPKSGKEFRSDLNEQAAYVRLKTEQAKNSAVEKGQGFAQTAKEKTAGLSQTLSEQSSQVVDKVKNFRKVDPEHEALPPTSLEVLADEVESQSNEDVQQKLTEAQKALDEVESTVPRP; this is encoded by the coding sequence ATGTCAAACAAACCAAATAAACCAAACAACACTTCAAATAAAGGCTTTTTAGTAGGAACAGTGATTGGAGGAGTTGTAGGAGCTGCAACGGCATTACTACTTGCTCCAAAATCAGGTAAAGAGTTCCGTTCTGATTTAAATGAGCAGGCAGCTTACGTTCGTTTAAAAACAGAGCAAGCGAAAAACAGCGCTGTTGAAAAAGGACAAGGGTTTGCTCAAACGGCTAAAGAAAAAACAGCTGGTTTATCACAAACACTGTCTGAGCAATCTTCACAAGTAGTGGACAAGGTGAAAAACTTCCGTAAAGTAGATCCTGAACACGAAGCATTACCGCCAACAAGCTTAGAAGTGCTTGCTGATGAAGTTGAGTCTCAAAGCAACGAAGACGTTCAGCAAAAGCTAACAGAAGCTCAAAAAGCACTAGATGAAGTGGAAAGCACAGTGCCACGGCCATAA
- a CDS encoding DUF948 domain-containing protein, with translation MVIILYLSAAIVAIAIFYLVVSVSKTLKSVQHTLNSVAGTLDGVEKQMTGITAETTALLHKTNLLAEDIQRKSEALNTVVDSVKGVGDSIQDLNKSIKSVSSSVSEKVEENKETVAQVVQWSNVALDVWERIKLRKQKKVEAEPVPVEVKEKAVQRSRSFS, from the coding sequence ATGGTTATTATTCTTTATTTAAGCGCTGCTATTGTTGCCATTGCGATTTTTTACCTGGTGGTTTCCGTGTCCAAAACATTGAAATCCGTTCAGCACACATTAAATTCAGTGGCAGGTACTTTAGACGGTGTAGAAAAGCAAATGACAGGAATCACAGCTGAAACAACTGCACTTTTACATAAGACTAATCTGTTAGCTGAAGATATTCAGCGTAAATCCGAAGCGCTGAACACAGTGGTGGATTCTGTTAAAGGCGTAGGTGACTCAATCCAAGACCTAAATAAGTCTATTAAAAGCGTATCATCAAGTGTTTCAGAGAAAGTAGAAGAAAATAAAGAAACCGTTGCTCAAGTTGTTCAATGGAGCAATGTTGCATTAGACGTATGGGAACGTATAAAATTAAGAAAACAGAAAAAAGTTGAAGCAGAGCCTGTACCTGTTGAAGTAAAAGAAAAAGCGGTTCAACGCTCACGCTCATTTTCATAA
- a CDS encoding aminopeptidase translates to MKDPRIATLAKNLINYSVRLQKGEKVLIENFGLQRELVTALVDEAYKAGGYPFVLLKDHSVDRALLNGAQEEQFNMMADFEANVMKEMNAYIGLRSGSNIFEQSDVPADKMKIQGNTIGKKVHREIRVPKTKWVVLRYPNDSMAQLAKMSTEAFEDFYFDVCNLDYGKMSKAMDALVELMNRTDKVRLTGENTDLTFSIKDIPAVKCAGEMNIPDGEVYTAPVRDSVNGTISYNTPSNYQGFTFENVSLTFKNGKIVEATANDTERINGIFDTDEGARFVGEFAIGVNPYIQHPMQDILFDEKIDGSFHFTPGECYEDAYNGNKSNIHWDMVMIQRPEYGGGEIYFDDVLIRKDGLFVIEELKALNPENLK, encoded by the coding sequence ATGAAAGACCCTAGAATTGCGACATTAGCTAAAAATTTAATTAATTATTCTGTTCGCCTTCAAAAAGGAGAAAAAGTATTAATCGAAAACTTTGGACTTCAGCGCGAACTTGTGACAGCACTTGTAGATGAAGCGTACAAGGCGGGTGGTTATCCATTTGTACTGCTAAAAGATCATTCGGTAGACCGCGCTCTTTTAAACGGTGCACAAGAAGAGCAGTTCAATATGATGGCAGACTTCGAAGCAAATGTGATGAAAGAAATGAATGCTTATATTGGCTTGCGTTCTGGTTCAAACATTTTTGAACAATCAGATGTTCCGGCAGATAAAATGAAAATCCAAGGGAATACGATCGGTAAAAAAGTACATAGAGAAATTCGCGTTCCAAAAACAAAATGGGTTGTTCTTCGCTATCCAAACGATTCAATGGCGCAGCTTGCTAAAATGAGTACAGAAGCATTTGAAGATTTTTATTTTGATGTATGTAACTTAGACTATGGCAAAATGAGCAAAGCGATGGATGCTTTGGTTGAGCTCATGAACCGTACGGACAAAGTGCGTTTAACAGGTGAGAATACAGACTTAACGTTCTCTATTAAAGATATTCCTGCAGTGAAGTGTGCCGGGGAAATGAATATTCCGGACGGTGAAGTATACACGGCTCCTGTACGTGATTCTGTAAACGGAACAATTTCTTACAACACTCCTTCTAACTATCAAGGCTTTACGTTTGAGAATGTATCCTTAACATTTAAAAACGGTAAGATTGTTGAAGCAACCGCTAATGATACAGAACGCATCAACGGCATTTTTGATACGGATGAAGGCGCACGTTTTGTTGGCGAATTTGCGATTGGCGTAAATCCATATATTCAACATCCAATGCAAGACATCTTATTTGATGAAAAAATTGACGGAAGTTTCCACTTCACTCCTGGCGAGTGCTACGAAGATGCGTATAATGGAAACAAGTCAAATATTCACTGGGATATGGTGATGATTCAGCGCCCAGAATACGGCGGCGGTGAGATTTATTTCGATGACGTGTTAATTCGTAAAGACGGGTTATTTGTCATTGAAGAATTAAAAGCGTTAAATCCTGAAAATTTAAAATGA
- the murC gene encoding UDP-N-acetylmuramate--L-alanine ligase gives MTVYHFVGIKGTGMSALAQILNDMGFQVQGSDIEKEIFTQKALEQQGIPVLPFDKNNIKDGMTVIAGNAFPDTHEEIAEAASKEGVKLVRYHRFLGDFMKQYTSVAVTGAHGKTSTTGMLAHVIQGAEPTSYLIGDGTGKGVKDSKYFAFEACEYRRHFLSYTPDYAIMTNIDFDHPDYFANIDDVFSAFQEMALQVKKGIIACGDDEHLQQIQAKVPVLYYGLGEENDFQARNIVKSTTGTTFDVFVRNTFHASFEIPGYGDHNILNALSVIALCHYEEIDVAVLQERFKTYQGVKRRFSEKNVGKQVLIDDYAHHPTEINATISAARQKYPNREVVAVFQPHTFTRTQTFLEDFAASLQHADKVYLCDIFGSAREHQGKLSIEDLRSKISGAELINEETIESLKDHNEAVLVFMGAGDIQKFEKLYQQTVS, from the coding sequence ATGACAGTTTACCATTTTGTAGGTATTAAAGGAACAGGAATGAGTGCGCTTGCGCAAATCCTAAACGATATGGGCTTTCAAGTTCAAGGATCGGATATTGAAAAAGAAATTTTTACGCAAAAAGCACTAGAACAGCAGGGAATTCCTGTTTTACCATTTGATAAAAATAATATTAAAGACGGCATGACTGTAATTGCAGGAAATGCTTTTCCTGATACGCATGAGGAAATTGCAGAAGCAGCTTCAAAAGAAGGAGTCAAGCTTGTACGCTATCACCGTTTCTTAGGTGACTTTATGAAACAGTATACGAGTGTAGCCGTAACAGGAGCACACGGAAAAACATCCACAACGGGTATGTTAGCGCATGTGATTCAAGGAGCTGAACCTACTTCATATTTAATTGGAGACGGTACGGGTAAAGGTGTAAAAGACAGCAAGTATTTTGCGTTTGAGGCATGTGAGTATCGCCGCCACTTCTTATCTTATACGCCAGACTATGCAATTATGACGAATATTGATTTTGATCACCCTGATTATTTTGCCAATATCGACGATGTATTCAGCGCGTTCCAAGAGATGGCACTTCAAGTCAAAAAAGGAATTATTGCCTGTGGTGATGATGAACATCTGCAGCAAATTCAGGCGAAGGTACCTGTTCTTTATTATGGATTAGGCGAAGAAAATGATTTCCAAGCACGTAATATCGTAAAAAGCACAACAGGCACAACATTTGATGTGTTCGTTCGTAATACATTCCACGCATCATTTGAAATTCCAGGGTATGGCGACCATAACATCTTAAATGCACTTTCTGTTATTGCACTTTGTCATTATGAAGAAATTGACGTTGCTGTGCTGCAAGAGCGTTTTAAAACATATCAAGGTGTAAAACGTCGTTTCAGTGAAAAGAACGTTGGCAAACAAGTGCTAATTGATGATTATGCACACCATCCAACGGAAATTAATGCAACGATTTCAGCTGCTCGTCAAAAGTATCCAAACCGTGAAGTTGTGGCTGTTTTCCAACCGCATACTTTTACGCGTACACAAACGTTCTTAGAGGACTTTGCAGCAAGCTTACAGCACGCTGATAAAGTATATCTATGTGATATTTTTGGATCAGCTCGTGAGCATCAAGGTAAGTTATCAATTGAAGATTTACGAAGCAAAATCAGCGGAGCTGAATTAATTAATGAAGAAACAATTGAATCGTTAAAAGACCATAATGAAGCTGTATTAGTATTTATGGGTGCTGGAGACATTCAAAAGTTTGAAAAACTATATCAGCAAACCGTATCATAA
- a CDS encoding DNA translocase FtsK, protein MGFVRKVMDYLLGYEVKEIVVDEHGNTTEEYPLNREKTIPKKKAPKPKQMQSVHQKPVMKAAPKPSVPHSARTQKRSYSEEQQDVHTKVAYQYPKGTFRFPLIDDTGEAKKAAPPKNEPRLVTKKAPAPFYQEPVRKSALTQPKSVSQPLKTVSEKKEAVPQVRKRPFRPTEIPSPVYGFNKRPSNVGQNGSEEVVEYELPSTQLSKAAFEDEIYRRAMNTAVVEPLRKPVSKPMAEEAPIQETEEMMQLSSQRFAQWKQYEENQKEKLSFPEEKPSSSVAVKEQEEVPTFEESHAVEPLVGQESTLDWDLAKGMTAPEEVPISEETRPSEPSVSLQQEIGNETEEVETLMDGSAGFLQAAEAAEAAEEVEVLKPRKKEEAPAAEKESDVILEEPANSVHMEAEHELNSESLNSSQPAADEWQPEAASAVVHQELENSVIKEEESSMQESQELQEQVQQESTVEPLVPAEQPGNAERVRGKRLVPFNVMMLKKDRTKMNNSPREKSQPSQGSYQRQETEALQKKTEVSRQEEVHGEKTKEAVPQASLKAEEPVNVKASSPYAFPGMNLLNIPPATIEEDNQWADEQRELLDMTLKNFNVRAKVVNVTQGPTVTRFEVHPEPGVKVNKITNLTDDIKLSLAARDIRIEAPIPGKNTIGIEVPNRQSKPVLIREILRHPSFRKDNSPLTVALGLDISGTPVVTDLNKMPHGLIAGATGSGKSVCINTIIVSLLYKAAPHEVKLMLIDPKMVELAPYNGIPHLVSPVITDAKAATTALKWAVEEMERRYELFAHAGVRDITKYNERVKEHNEKSGELPYLVIIIDELADLMMVSPGEVEEAICRIAQKARACGIHLLLATQRPSVDVITGLIKANVPTRIAFSVSSQVDSRTIIDTGGAEKLLGKGDMLLLENGSSKSVRIQGNFVSDEEIDRVVDHVKKQMKPTYLFDQEDLLKKQQSFASNEEDELFYEACEFVLDQGGASTSSLQRRFRMGYNRAARLIDMMEQQGIISEARGSKPRDVLITENELQEMESQTATSTF, encoded by the coding sequence ATGGGTTTTGTACGAAAAGTAATGGATTATTTACTAGGATACGAAGTGAAAGAAATTGTTGTAGACGAACATGGAAATACAACGGAAGAATACCCTTTAAATAGAGAAAAAACAATTCCTAAAAAGAAGGCTCCTAAGCCTAAACAAATGCAGTCAGTTCATCAAAAGCCAGTGATGAAAGCAGCGCCAAAACCTTCTGTTCCACACTCAGCCAGAACGCAAAAGCGGAGTTACAGTGAAGAACAGCAAGATGTTCATACAAAAGTAGCTTATCAATATCCAAAAGGAACGTTTCGTTTTCCTTTAATTGATGATACGGGAGAAGCAAAAAAGGCAGCACCGCCTAAAAATGAACCAAGGCTTGTAACAAAAAAGGCACCGGCTCCGTTTTATCAAGAGCCTGTTCGCAAGTCGGCGCTAACACAGCCTAAGTCAGTATCTCAGCCGTTAAAAACGGTATCTGAAAAGAAAGAAGCGGTTCCGCAAGTAAGAAAACGTCCGTTTCGTCCGACTGAAATTCCTTCACCTGTCTATGGGTTTAATAAGCGGCCTTCTAATGTTGGACAAAACGGAAGTGAGGAAGTAGTAGAATATGAGCTTCCGAGTACACAGTTATCAAAAGCAGCGTTTGAAGATGAAATTTACCGACGAGCGATGAATACAGCTGTTGTAGAGCCGTTAAGAAAACCAGTTTCTAAGCCTATGGCCGAAGAAGCACCGATTCAAGAAACAGAAGAAATGATGCAACTGTCTTCTCAGCGTTTTGCTCAGTGGAAGCAATATGAGGAAAATCAAAAAGAGAAGCTATCATTTCCTGAAGAAAAGCCAAGTTCTTCAGTAGCCGTAAAAGAACAAGAAGAGGTGCCAACTTTTGAAGAATCACACGCGGTCGAACCGTTAGTCGGACAAGAGAGCACTCTTGACTGGGATTTAGCGAAAGGTATGACAGCGCCCGAAGAAGTTCCAATTTCAGAGGAAACGCGTCCGTCTGAACCATCAGTTTCTCTCCAACAAGAGATAGGAAATGAGACTGAAGAAGTAGAAACGTTGATGGACGGAAGCGCAGGGTTTTTACAAGCAGCAGAAGCAGCAGAAGCAGCAGAAGAAGTAGAAGTACTAAAGCCTAGAAAGAAAGAAGAAGCTCCAGCTGCTGAGAAAGAAAGTGACGTCATTCTAGAAGAGCCAGCAAACAGTGTTCATATGGAAGCAGAACATGAGCTGAATTCTGAAAGTTTAAATTCATCGCAACCCGCAGCTGATGAATGGCAACCAGAAGCGGCATCGGCTGTTGTTCACCAAGAACTTGAAAATTCGGTGATAAAAGAGGAAGAGAGCAGTATGCAGGAAAGTCAAGAGTTACAAGAACAAGTACAGCAAGAGTCAACTGTAGAACCTCTTGTACCTGCAGAACAGCCAGGAAATGCTGAACGAGTTCGCGGTAAGCGATTAGTACCTTTTAACGTGATGATGCTGAAAAAAGACCGCACAAAGATGAATAACAGCCCTCGAGAAAAAAGTCAGCCGTCTCAAGGTTCATACCAAAGGCAGGAGACAGAAGCTCTGCAAAAAAAAACGGAAGTAAGTAGGCAAGAAGAAGTTCACGGTGAAAAAACCAAAGAAGCAGTTCCGCAGGCTTCGTTAAAAGCTGAAGAACCTGTAAATGTAAAGGCTTCTTCTCCTTATGCATTTCCTGGAATGAACTTGCTTAACATTCCTCCAGCTACTATTGAAGAAGATAATCAATGGGCGGATGAGCAGCGTGAGCTTTTGGATATGACATTAAAAAACTTTAACGTTCGAGCTAAGGTCGTAAACGTCACGCAAGGTCCTACCGTGACCAGATTTGAAGTACATCCTGAACCCGGTGTGAAAGTGAACAAAATTACGAATTTAACAGATGATATTAAACTGAGCCTAGCCGCGCGTGATATCCGAATTGAAGCGCCAATTCCAGGGAAAAATACGATTGGAATTGAAGTGCCAAATCGTCAAAGTAAGCCGGTGTTAATTCGTGAAATTTTGAGGCATCCTTCTTTTAGAAAAGATAACTCTCCTTTAACGGTGGCGTTAGGGTTAGATATTTCAGGAACGCCGGTTGTGACTGACTTGAATAAAATGCCTCATGGTTTGATTGCCGGAGCGACAGGGTCTGGTAAAAGCGTGTGTATTAATACTATTATCGTCAGCTTGCTTTATAAAGCTGCGCCGCACGAAGTCAAGCTTATGTTAATTGACCCTAAAATGGTTGAGCTAGCTCCTTACAACGGTATTCCGCATTTAGTCAGCCCGGTTATCACGGATGCTAAAGCAGCTACTACAGCTTTAAAATGGGCAGTAGAGGAAATGGAGCGCCGTTATGAATTGTTTGCACATGCGGGCGTACGTGATATTACAAAATACAACGAACGTGTAAAAGAACATAATGAAAAAAGCGGGGAGCTCCCATATCTAGTTATTATTATTGATGAACTTGCCGACTTAATGATGGTATCTCCTGGGGAAGTAGAGGAAGCTATTTGCCGTATTGCACAAAAGGCAAGAGCATGTGGCATTCACTTATTGCTTGCAACGCAGCGTCCTTCCGTAGATGTGATTACGGGCTTAATTAAAGCGAATGTGCCAACGCGTATTGCATTTTCTGTTTCTTCGCAAGTTGATTCACGTACAATTATCGACACAGGGGGAGCAGAGAAGCTGCTAGGTAAAGGTGATATGCTGCTTCTTGAAAACGGCTCTTCTAAAAGCGTTCGCATTCAAGGGAACTTTGTTTCAGATGAAGAAATTGACCGCGTTGTAGATCATGTCAAAAAACAAATGAAGCCAACATACCTATTTGATCAAGAAGATTTGTTGAAAAAGCAGCAAAGCTTTGCTTCAAATGAAGAAGATGAGCTTTTCTATGAAGCATGCGAGTTTGTGCTAGACCAAGGCGGTGCATCTACTTCCAGTCTGCAAAGACGCTTCAGAATGGGGTACAATCGCGCTGCGCGCCTAATTGATATGATGGAGCAGCAAGGAATTATTTCAGAAGCAAGAGGAAGCAAGCCGAGAGATGTGCTCATTACCGAAAACGAGCTTCAGGAAATGGAAAGTCAAACAGCCACTTCTACATTTTAA
- the ytpR gene encoding YtpR family tRNA-binding protein yields MNLFYNKEGIGDTLIVKLEDIAIENRTFETKGDVVRIFDQKSNTTAGYNIFHASSKLKVEGNGSLELTEEMVEEVNRVLSESGFEGKLEVDLSPKFVVGYVQEKEKHPNADKLNICKVDVGTETLQIVCGAPNVDAGQKVVVAKVGAVMPSGMIIKDAELRGVPSSGMICSAKELALPNAPQEKGILVLEDKYEVGQPFQA; encoded by the coding sequence ATGAATCTTTTTTATAATAAAGAAGGTATCGGCGATACGTTAATCGTCAAGCTAGAAGATATCGCAATTGAAAATCGCACGTTTGAAACAAAAGGCGACGTTGTGCGTATCTTTGATCAAAAATCAAATACAACAGCTGGCTATAACATTTTTCATGCTTCTTCTAAGTTAAAAGTAGAGGGAAATGGTTCTCTTGAATTAACAGAAGAAATGGTCGAAGAAGTAAATCGTGTACTTAGCGAAAGCGGTTTTGAAGGTAAACTTGAAGTGGATTTATCTCCTAAATTTGTAGTGGGATACGTTCAAGAAAAAGAAAAGCATCCGAATGCAGATAAGCTGAACATCTGTAAAGTAGATGTTGGCACAGAAACACTTCAAATTGTGTGTGGAGCACCAAATGTAGACGCAGGTCAAAAAGTCGTGGTAGCAAAAGTAGGAGCGGTTATGCCAAGTGGTATGATCATTAAAGATGCAGAGCTGCGCGGTGTGCCTTCTTCAGGTATGATTTGCTCTGCTAAAGAGCTGGCGCTTCCGAACGCTCCTCAAGAAAAAGGAATTCTAGTACTTGAAGACAAATATGAAGTAGGTCAGCCTTTTCAAGCATAA
- a CDS encoding DUF1444 domain-containing protein, whose protein sequence is MAKMNSQKMRKLLEERLTGADWSFLFDREKDTLRVEHQETKKGVTISLPGLIAKWEEKKEAALDEMVYYIKEALRVMNDEQQVTGKEKRIYPVIRSTSFPDKSNEDVPLIYDEHTAETRIYYALDLGNTYRLLDEKLIRKENLDLSAVREMAKFNLRSLPISHKKDTVAGNDFYFVNQNDGYDASRILNEAFLQDFASSVSGTMAVAVPHQDVLILADIQNETGYDILAQMTMSFFASGRVPITALSFLYENGELEPIFILGKNRSKGRD, encoded by the coding sequence ATGGCGAAAATGAATAGTCAAAAGATGAGAAAACTACTAGAAGAGCGATTAACGGGTGCGGATTGGTCATTTTTATTTGATCGTGAAAAAGATACGCTGCGCGTTGAACATCAGGAAACGAAAAAAGGTGTAACCATTTCTTTACCTGGGCTAATTGCAAAATGGGAAGAAAAAAAGGAAGCGGCTCTAGATGAAATGGTATATTATATAAAAGAAGCTCTTCGTGTTATGAACGATGAACAGCAGGTAACGGGAAAAGAAAAGCGCATTTATCCAGTTATTCGCTCAACGTCTTTTCCAGATAAATCGAATGAAGACGTGCCGTTGATTTATGATGAACATACAGCTGAAACACGCATTTATTATGCGCTTGATTTAGGCAATACATATCGTCTATTAGATGAGAAACTAATTCGTAAGGAAAATTTAGATCTATCCGCAGTGCGGGAAATGGCTAAATTTAATCTTCGCTCTTTGCCGATTTCACATAAAAAAGATACGGTAGCAGGCAATGACTTTTATTTTGTAAATCAGAACGATGGATACGATGCAAGCCGAATTCTTAACGAGGCATTTTTGCAAGATTTTGCTTCTAGTGTTTCGGGCACAATGGCTGTAGCAGTACCTCATCAAGATGTGCTGATTCTAGCTGATATCCAAAACGAAACGGGTTATGATATTCTTGCGCAAATGACCATGAGCTTTTTTGCAAGTGGACGTGTACCCATCACAGCTCTTTCATTTTTATACGAAAACGGTGAGCTAGAACCTATTTTTATTCTAGGGAAAAATCGCAGTAAAGGACGGGACTAA
- a CDS encoding thioredoxin family protein yields the protein MEKMQTIEQYKEIIKEGKHIMMFSADWCPDCRVIEPVLPEIEANHSEYTFHYVDRDDFIDLCAELSIFGIPSFVGYSNGEETGRFVSKDRKTKEEIEEFINGLNA from the coding sequence ATGGAAAAAATGCAAACAATTGAACAATACAAAGAAATCATTAAAGAAGGAAAACATATCATGATGTTTTCAGCAGACTGGTGCCCAGATTGCCGAGTAATCGAGCCCGTGCTCCCAGAAATTGAGGCGAATCATAGCGAGTATACATTTCACTATGTCGACCGCGACGACTTTATCGATCTTTGTGCAGAATTAAGCATCTTTGGAATTCCAAGCTTTGTTGGTTACAGCAACGGAGAAGAAACAGGGCGTTTTGTCAGCAAAGACCGTAAAACAAAAGAAGAAATTGAAGAGTTTATTAACGGCTTAAATGCATAA
- a CDS encoding DUF84 family protein produces the protein MKIAIGTKNPTKVNAVKKVFGDTFTYVEVAVQSGVSPQPFSDEETIQGAVNRARAAVKETGADIGIGLEGGVQETPHGLFLCNWGSLVTSQDLEPILGGGARIRLPEAVAGMLRHDKKELAEAMEVYTNQKNIRKKEGAIGIFTNGNLDRTAMFYQVVLMLKGQLDFRKNQAVQ, from the coding sequence ATGAAAATTGCAATCGGAACGAAAAATCCAACAAAAGTAAATGCAGTAAAAAAAGTATTTGGAGATACTTTTACATATGTAGAGGTAGCCGTGCAGTCCGGGGTGTCGCCACAGCCTTTTTCTGACGAAGAAACCATCCAAGGAGCGGTTAATCGCGCGCGTGCTGCTGTGAAAGAGACAGGTGCTGATATTGGTATTGGGCTTGAAGGAGGGGTGCAGGAAACGCCTCATGGCTTATTCCTTTGCAATTGGGGAAGTCTTGTTACCTCTCAGGACCTTGAACCGATTTTAGGTGGAGGGGCTCGTATTCGGCTTCCTGAAGCGGTAGCCGGTATGCTTCGTCATGATAAAAAAGAATTAGCCGAAGCTATGGAAGTGTATACAAACCAAAAGAATATTCGAAAAAAAGAAGGAGCAATCGGTATTTTCACCAATGGGAATTTAGATCGGACCGCTATGTTTTATCAGGTTGTTTTAATGCTAAAAGGACAGCTTGATTTTAGGAAAAATCAAGCTGTTCAATAG
- a CDS encoding M42 family metallopeptidase, producing MNNETLSLFKTLTELPGAAGNEHQVRSFMRSQIEPLVDEVIQDGLGSLFGVRYNEEKGPKVMVAGHMDEVGFMVTSVTDKGMLRFQTLGGWWSQVLLAQRVHVVTKKGSITGVIASIPPHLLDESQRNKPMAIKNMMIDVGADSKQEVAEMGIRPGDQIVPICPFTPMANEKKILAKAWDNRYGCGLAIELLKEVKNEKLPNILYSGATVQEEVGLRGAQSAANMIKPDLFYALDASPANDTSGDKNAFGQLGKGVLLRIFDRTMVTHRGMREFILDTAETNSIPYQYFVSPGGTDAGRVHTSNNGVPSAVIGVCSRYIHTHASMIHVDDYAAAKELLVKLVRSTDQTTLDTIKQNG from the coding sequence ATGAACAATGAAACGCTATCTCTATTTAAAACATTAACGGAGTTACCAGGTGCCGCTGGAAACGAACATCAAGTACGTTCATTTATGCGCTCGCAAATTGAACCCCTTGTAGATGAAGTCATTCAAGATGGGTTAGGAAGTTTATTCGGCGTTCGCTATAATGAGGAAAAAGGTCCTAAAGTAATGGTAGCGGGACATATGGACGAAGTAGGATTTATGGTGACGTCTGTAACAGATAAAGGAATGCTTCGTTTTCAAACTCTAGGAGGATGGTGGAGTCAAGTACTGCTAGCTCAGCGCGTCCATGTTGTTACAAAAAAAGGTTCTATCACCGGCGTAATTGCTTCTATCCCTCCTCATTTATTAGACGAATCACAGCGCAACAAGCCAATGGCCATTAAAAATATGATGATTGATGTGGGCGCAGATAGTAAGCAGGAAGTAGCAGAAATGGGCATTCGTCCTGGCGATCAAATTGTACCGATTTGTCCGTTTACGCCAATGGCAAATGAAAAGAAAATACTGGCGAAAGCATGGGATAACCGCTATGGGTGCGGACTTGCGATTGAATTATTAAAAGAAGTAAAAAATGAAAAATTGCCAAATATCTTATATTCTGGAGCTACTGTGCAAGAAGAAGTAGGACTTCGCGGTGCTCAATCAGCTGCGAATATGATTAAACCGGATTTGTTTTATGCACTAGATGCTAGTCCAGCTAACGATACATCAGGCGACAAAAATGCGTTTGGACAATTAGGAAAAGGCGTATTACTTCGTATCTTTGACCGTACGATGGTCACACATAGAGGAATGAGAGAATTTATTTTAGATACAGCTGAGACAAACAGCATCCCTTATCAATACTTTGTTTCTCCAGGAGGTACGGATGCAGGGCGCGTTCATACTTCTAATAATGGAGTTCCTTCTGCGGTCATCGGCGTATGTTCACGTTATATTCATACTCATGCTTCTATGATTCATGTAGATGACTATGCAGCTGCAAAAGAATTACTAGTCAAACTTGTACGTTCTACAGACCAAACAACGCTCGATACGATTAAGCAAAACGGATAA
- a CDS encoding peptidase has product MKWTQLIAGAAVGFASAYILQKRKSSISSSEALTIVKSAFKQNGAIDGSWIETTTKVIQKHGLSFYGYTGGISRTRDAKQEHYEFFIDKKSGSIIELTLNAPV; this is encoded by the coding sequence GTGAAATGGACTCAACTAATAGCAGGAGCTGCAGTCGGATTTGCAAGCGCTTATATTCTTCAAAAAAGAAAGTCGTCAATTTCCTCATCGGAAGCCCTTACGATTGTTAAAAGCGCTTTTAAACAAAATGGGGCAATCGATGGCTCATGGATTGAAACAACGACTAAAGTCATTCAAAAACATGGTCTCTCTTTTTATGGTTATACAGGTGGAATTAGCAGAACACGTGATGCAAAACAGGAACATTACGAGTTTTTCATTGATAAAAAAAGCGGTTCTATTATTGAATTGACGCTGAATGCACCCGTTTAA